A region of Pseudoxanthomonas sp. CF385 DNA encodes the following proteins:
- the smc gene encoding chromosome segregation protein SMC, with translation MRLSTIKLSGFKSFVDPTVLHLPTNMTGVVGPNGCGKSNIIDAVRWVMGESSASRLRGDSLTDVIFSGSSARKPVSQATVELIFDNSDHAISGEFAAFNEISVKRQVSRDGQSNYYLNGTKCRRRDITDLFLGTGLGPRSYSIIEQGMISQIIEARPEDLRVYLEEAAGISKYKERRKETETRIRHTRENLDRLNDLREEIGKQLEHLKRQAKQAEQYKALQEERRVKDAEWKALEYRGLDGKLQGLREKLGQEETKLQQLIAEQREAERLLETDRVRREEAADGLNKAQGEVYQVGSTLARVEQQIQHQRELAERLKKARDEAHNALQELGQHISGDETRLNVLRDSVADAEPQLEQLREEDLMRQDALREAETALADWQQRWETHSRETAEASRAGDVERTRVDYLDRQAFEAERRREALAGERIGLDLDALASAFEQLQLQHDTQKESLETLTEQVEARKQGATDVQEQQRGTQTELSDVRKRAQEARGRLSSLETLQHAALGQEQGAAMSWLQARGLDSAARVGEKLTVEPGWENAVEGALGQLIEGVLVDAPESLVDALGELGEGRIALVSDEAGEVAFAPTSLAAKVQGPAAIRRLLARLHVADDLAEARRLQVQLPEGDSVITRNGERLGSGWVRVLRSGAAKQGALLREREIQSLRGEIETLQAREAELEERLASLRDQLLAAEQQREDAQRTLYVAHRGVSELAGQLQSQQGRVDATRTRIERIDGEIAQLVETLDASREQAREARTKLEDAVDRMGDLESARQALESERRERVDARDQAREAARTSRDTAHALALTLESQRAQIVSLSQALDRMGGQRGQLDSRLEELTLQLNEGDSPVQELDAQRQAALEHRVTADRQLAEARALLDGIDNELRQYEQTRQQRDEQALAQRERISQRKLDQQALALKAEQLSEAVVAGGFVLEDVVNTLPEVADIREWEQAVTQIDGRMRRLEPVNLAAIHEYGEASQRSEYLEAQNADLTSALDTLEEAIRKIDRETRGRFKDTFDRVNAGVQQLYPRLFGGGHAYLELTGEDLLDTGVSIMARPPGKRVSNISLLSGGEKAMTAVALVFAIFQLNPAPFCLLDEVDAPLDEANVGRFTTMVKEMSEKVQFLFVSHNKATMEAAHQLSGVTMREPGVSRLVSVDLEEAARLAGAA, from the coding sequence ATGCGCCTTTCCACCATCAAGCTGTCCGGTTTCAAGTCCTTCGTCGACCCCACCGTGCTCCACCTGCCGACCAACATGACCGGCGTGGTCGGGCCGAATGGCTGCGGCAAGTCGAACATCATCGACGCCGTGCGCTGGGTGATGGGCGAGAGCTCGGCCAGCCGCCTTCGCGGCGACTCGCTGACCGACGTGATCTTTTCCGGAAGCTCCGCGCGCAAGCCCGTCAGCCAGGCGACGGTGGAACTGATCTTCGACAACAGCGACCACGCCATCAGCGGCGAGTTCGCTGCGTTCAACGAAATCTCGGTCAAGCGCCAGGTCAGCCGCGACGGCCAGAGCAACTACTACCTCAACGGCACCAAGTGCCGCCGTCGCGACATCACGGACCTGTTCCTCGGCACCGGCCTGGGCCCGCGCAGCTACTCGATCATCGAGCAGGGCATGATCAGCCAGATCATCGAGGCCCGCCCGGAAGACCTGCGCGTGTACCTGGAAGAGGCCGCCGGCATCTCCAAGTACAAGGAGCGCCGCAAGGAAACCGAGACCCGCATCCGCCATACCCGCGAGAACCTGGACCGCCTCAACGACCTGCGCGAAGAGATCGGCAAGCAGCTCGAGCACCTCAAGCGCCAGGCCAAGCAGGCCGAGCAGTACAAGGCCCTGCAGGAAGAGCGCCGGGTGAAGGATGCCGAGTGGAAGGCGCTGGAGTACCGCGGCCTCGACGGCAAGCTGCAGGGGCTGCGCGAGAAGCTGGGCCAGGAAGAGACCAAGCTGCAGCAGCTGATCGCCGAACAACGCGAGGCCGAGCGCCTGCTGGAAACCGACCGCGTGCGTCGCGAGGAAGCCGCCGACGGCCTCAACAAGGCGCAGGGCGAGGTCTATCAGGTCGGCAGCACGCTGGCCCGCGTCGAACAGCAGATCCAGCACCAGCGCGAACTGGCCGAACGCCTGAAGAAGGCGCGCGACGAAGCCCACAACGCCCTGCAGGAGCTCGGCCAGCACATCAGCGGCGACGAGACGCGCCTGAACGTACTGCGCGACTCCGTGGCCGACGCCGAGCCGCAGCTGGAGCAGCTGCGCGAGGAAGACCTCATGCGCCAGGACGCCCTGCGCGAGGCGGAAACCGCGCTGGCCGACTGGCAGCAGCGCTGGGAAACCCATAGCCGCGAGACCGCCGAGGCCTCGCGCGCCGGTGACGTCGAGCGCACCCGCGTCGACTACCTCGACCGCCAGGCCTTCGAAGCCGAGCGCCGTCGCGAGGCGCTGGCCGGTGAACGCATCGGGCTGGACCTGGACGCGCTGGCGAGCGCGTTCGAACAGCTGCAGCTGCAGCACGACACCCAGAAGGAATCGCTGGAGACGCTGACCGAACAGGTCGAGGCGCGCAAGCAGGGCGCCACCGACGTGCAGGAACAGCAGCGCGGCACGCAGACCGAGCTGTCCGACGTGCGCAAGCGCGCGCAGGAAGCCCGCGGCCGCCTGTCCTCGCTGGAGACGCTGCAGCACGCGGCGCTTGGCCAGGAGCAGGGCGCGGCGATGAGCTGGCTGCAGGCGCGCGGCCTGGACAGTGCGGCGCGCGTGGGCGAGAAGCTCACGGTCGAGCCGGGCTGGGAGAACGCCGTGGAAGGCGCGCTGGGCCAGCTGATCGAAGGCGTGCTGGTCGATGCGCCCGAGTCCCTGGTCGACGCATTGGGCGAACTCGGCGAAGGCCGCATCGCGCTGGTGTCGGATGAGGCGGGCGAGGTCGCCTTCGCGCCCACTTCGCTCGCCGCCAAGGTGCAGGGCCCGGCCGCCATCCGCCGGCTGCTGGCCCGCCTGCATGTCGCCGACGACCTGGCCGAGGCGCGTCGCCTGCAGGTGCAGTTGCCCGAAGGCGATTCGGTCATCACCCGCAACGGCGAGCGGCTGGGCAGTGGTTGGGTGCGCGTGCTGCGCTCCGGCGCGGCCAAGCAGGGCGCGTTGCTGCGCGAGCGCGAGATCCAGTCGCTGCGCGGCGAAATCGAAACGTTGCAGGCGCGCGAAGCCGAACTGGAAGAGCGTCTGGCCAGCCTGCGCGACCAGCTGCTGGCCGCCGAGCAGCAGCGCGAGGACGCCCAGCGCACGCTGTACGTCGCCCACCGCGGCGTGTCCGAACTGGCCGGCCAGCTGCAGAGCCAGCAGGGCCGCGTGGACGCCACCCGCACCCGCATCGAACGCATCGACGGCGAGATCGCCCAGCTCGTCGAGACCCTGGACGCCAGCCGCGAGCAGGCGCGCGAAGCCCGCACCAAGCTGGAAGACGCCGTCGACCGCATGGGCGATCTGGAATCCGCCCGCCAGGCACTGGAGAGCGAGCGGCGCGAACGCGTCGACGCCCGGGACCAGGCCCGCGAAGCCGCCCGCACCTCGCGCGACACCGCCCACGCCCTGGCGCTGACGCTGGAGTCGCAGCGCGCCCAGATCGTCTCGCTGAGCCAGGCCCTGGACCGCATGGGCGGCCAGCGCGGCCAGCTGGATTCGCGCCTGGAAGAACTCACCCTGCAGTTGAACGAAGGCGATTCGCCGGTGCAGGAACTGGATGCCCAGCGCCAGGCCGCGCTGGAGCACCGCGTCACCGCCGACCGCCAGCTGGCCGAGGCGCGCGCGCTGCTGGACGGCATCGACAACGAGCTGCGCCAGTACGAACAGACCCGCCAGCAGCGCGACGAGCAGGCATTGGCCCAGCGCGAGCGCATCTCGCAGCGCAAGCTGGACCAGCAGGCGCTCGCGCTGAAGGCCGAGCAGCTGTCCGAGGCGGTGGTAGCCGGGGGCTTCGTGCTGGAAGACGTGGTCAACACGCTGCCGGAGGTCGCCGACATCCGCGAGTGGGAGCAGGCCGTCACCCAGATCGATGGCCGCATGCGCCGCCTGGAGCCGGTCAACCTGGCCGCTATCCACGAGTACGGCGAAGCCAGCCAGCGCTCCGAGTATCTGGAAGCCCAGAACGCCGACCTCACCAGCGCGCTGGATACGCTGGAAGAGGCCATCCGCAAGATCGACCGCGAGACCCGCGGCCGCTTCAAGGACACCTTCGACCGCGTCAACGCCGGCGTGCAGCAGCTGTATCCGCGCCTGTTCGGCGGCGGCCACGCCTACCTGGAACTGACCGGCGAGGACCTGCTGGACACCGGCGTGTCCATCATGGCGCGCCCGCCGGGCAAGCGGGTGTCCAACATCTCGCTGCTGTCCGGCGGCGAGAAGGCGATGACCGCGGTGGCCTTGGTGTTCGCCATCTTCCAGCTCAATCCCGCGCCGTTCTGCCTGCTGGACGAGGTGGACGCGCCGCTGGACGAGGCCAACGTGGGCCGCTTCACCACCATGGTGAAGGAGATGAGCGAGAAGGTGCAGTTCCTGTTCGTGTCCCACAACAAGGCCACGATGGAAGCCGCACACCAGCTCAGTGGCGTTACCATGCGGGAACCCGGTGTCAGCCGCCTGGTGTCGGTGGACCTGGAAGAGGCCGCCCGCCTGGCTGGCGCCGCCTGA
- a CDS encoding low molecular weight protein tyrosine phosphatase family protein, which translates to MSRNVLFICTQNRLRSPTAEQVFADWAGIETASAGLGNDAEVPVSPELLAWADIVFVMEKAHRNRLSAKFGAHLKGARVICLDIPDEYEYMDPELVRLLKQKVTRFLPAG; encoded by the coding sequence ATGTCCCGCAACGTCCTCTTCATCTGCACCCAGAACCGCCTGCGCAGCCCGACGGCCGAACAGGTGTTCGCTGATTGGGCGGGTATCGAAACCGCGTCTGCAGGGTTGGGCAACGACGCCGAAGTTCCGGTTTCGCCCGAGTTGCTGGCGTGGGCGGATATCGTCTTCGTGATGGAGAAGGCGCATCGAAACCGCCTGTCGGCGAAGTTCGGCGCCCACCTCAAGGGTGCGCGCGTGATCTGCCTGGATATCCCGGACGAGTACGAATACATGGACCCTGAGCTGGTCCGCCTGTTGAAGCAGAAGGTCACGCGTTTCCTGCCCGCTGGATGA
- a CDS encoding DUF2200 domain-containing protein, which produces MTTHRIFTASFASVYPLYVQKAERKGRTKAEVDEVIGWLTGYDAAGLARQIEAKTDFQTFFAEAPGLHPHASLITGVVCGVRVEEVEDPLMQKIRYLDKLVDELAKGKAMAKILR; this is translated from the coding sequence ATGACCACCCACCGCATCTTCACCGCGTCCTTCGCCAGCGTGTATCCGCTCTACGTGCAGAAGGCCGAGCGCAAGGGGCGCACGAAGGCGGAGGTCGACGAGGTCATCGGCTGGCTGACGGGATACGACGCGGCCGGGCTGGCGCGGCAGATCGAGGCGAAGACGGATTTCCAGACCTTCTTCGCCGAAGCCCCTGGACTGCATCCCCACGCATCGCTGATCACCGGCGTGGTCTGCGGCGTGCGGGTCGAAGAGGTTGAAGATCCGTTGATGCAGAAGATCCGCTACCTCGACAAGTTGGTGGACGAGTTGGCGAAGGGGAAGGCAATGGCAAAGATCCTGCGCTGA
- a CDS encoding amino acid aminotransferase has protein sequence MSLFSSVELVPGDPILGLTEAFNADSRTQKVNLGVGIYYDEQGRIPLLDCVRQVEQALAAAAKPRGYLPIDGLAAYDAATRELVFGKESALVAAGRVATTQTVGGSGALRVGADLLKKLLPHATVAISNPSWENHRAVFGAAGFDIVDYTYFDAASHGLDFAGLLADLGKLTPGTVVLLHACCHNPTGADLTVEQWKQVAGVLKERGLFPFIDMAYQGFDKGIAEDGAAVRIIAEAGIDSFVVANSYSKSFSLYGERVGALSVVAPDATAAKAVQSQVKRIIRTIYSSPSTHGAALVAGVLASPELRALWEIELGSMRERIHALRAGLVDKLARLGAPEFAFIQQQAGMFSYSGLGKPQVDRLRDEFGIYAVGTGRICVAALNQQNLDYVAQAVHTVSRG, from the coding sequence GTGTCTCTTTTTTCATCCGTCGAACTGGTGCCCGGCGACCCCATCCTGGGGCTGACCGAGGCTTTCAACGCCGATTCCCGTACCCAGAAGGTCAACCTGGGCGTCGGCATCTACTACGACGAACAGGGCCGCATTCCCCTGCTCGACTGCGTGCGCCAGGTGGAACAGGCGCTGGCCGCCGCCGCCAAACCGCGCGGCTACCTGCCGATCGACGGCCTGGCCGCGTACGACGCCGCGACCCGTGAGCTGGTGTTCGGCAAGGAGTCGGCCCTCGTGGCCGCCGGCCGCGTGGCCACCACCCAGACCGTCGGCGGCAGCGGTGCGCTGCGCGTCGGCGCGGACCTGCTGAAGAAGCTGCTGCCGCACGCCACCGTGGCGATCAGCAACCCCAGTTGGGAAAACCACCGCGCAGTCTTCGGTGCGGCCGGCTTCGACATCGTCGACTACACCTATTTCGACGCCGCCAGCCACGGCCTGGACTTCGCCGGCCTGCTCGCCGATCTTGGCAAGCTCACGCCCGGCACCGTCGTGCTGTTGCATGCGTGCTGCCATAACCCCACCGGCGCCGACCTGACGGTCGAGCAGTGGAAGCAGGTGGCGGGCGTGCTGAAGGAGCGCGGGCTGTTCCCCTTCATCGACATGGCCTACCAAGGCTTCGACAAGGGCATCGCCGAGGATGGCGCGGCCGTGCGGATCATCGCCGAGGCCGGCATCGACAGCTTCGTGGTCGCCAACTCGTACTCCAAGTCGTTCTCGCTGTACGGCGAACGCGTCGGCGCGCTGTCCGTGGTCGCCCCGGACGCCACCGCCGCCAAGGCGGTGCAGTCGCAGGTCAAGCGCATCATCCGCACGATCTACTCCAGCCCCTCCACGCACGGCGCCGCGTTGGTGGCCGGCGTGCTGGCCAGCCCCGAGCTGCGTGCGCTGTGGGAAATCGAACTGGGCAGCATGCGCGAGCGCATCCACGCCCTGCGCGCCGGCCTGGTCGACAAGCTGGCCAGGCTCGGCGCGCCGGAGTTCGCCTTCATCCAGCAGCAGGCGGGCATGTTCTCGTACTCCGGCCTGGGCAAGCCGCAGGTGGATCGCCTGCGCGACGAGTTCGGCATCTACGCCGTTGGCACCGGCCGCATCTGCGTGGCGGCGTTGAACCAGCAGAACCTGGACTACGTGGCACAGGCTGTCCACACCGTCAGCCGCGGCTGA
- a CDS encoding type II toxin-antitoxin system PemK/MazF family toxin yields MDRELETPVATCSIRRGDIFWVEADASRGSVPGVPHPHLVVQDDVFNQSRIGTVVVCALSSNLHRASEPGVVLLDAGEGGLTRQSVVIASQISSLYKHRLQDHIGRLSEARVDQVVAALRFLQASYHR; encoded by the coding sequence ATGGACAGAGAACTCGAGACGCCCGTTGCAACGTGCTCCATTCGGCGCGGCGACATCTTCTGGGTAGAAGCCGACGCGTCCCGCGGATCGGTGCCCGGCGTGCCGCATCCGCATCTTGTCGTGCAGGACGATGTCTTCAATCAGTCCCGCATCGGGACAGTCGTGGTCTGCGCGCTCAGCTCTAACCTCCATCGTGCCTCCGAGCCGGGCGTGGTCCTGCTGGATGCCGGCGAGGGCGGGCTGACCCGGCAGAGCGTGGTGATCGCGTCGCAGATATCGTCGCTCTACAAGCACCGCCTGCAGGACCACATCGGCCGCCTCAGCGAGGCGCGCGTCGATCAGGTCGTGGCCGCGCTCCGGTTCCTGCAAGCCTCCTATCACCGCTGA
- a CDS encoding GFA family protein codes for MSRPLQTYTGRCHCGAIRFEIDSDFPELTQCDCSICRKKNALMVKVHESAFRLLAGTEALAEYQFHTHTARHHFCKVCGIYPFHRKRVTPDYYGINVYCLDGFDPAGIPVRMTVGAGMP; via the coding sequence ATGAGCCGTCCCCTGCAGACCTACACCGGCCGCTGCCATTGCGGCGCGATCCGCTTCGAGATCGATAGCGACTTTCCCGAGCTGACGCAGTGCGACTGCTCCATCTGCCGCAAGAAGAACGCGCTGATGGTGAAGGTGCACGAGAGCGCTTTCCGCCTGCTGGCGGGAACGGAGGCACTGGCCGAGTACCAGTTCCATACCCATACCGCGCGCCACCACTTCTGCAAGGTGTGCGGCATCTACCCGTTTCACCGCAAACGCGTAACCCCGGACTACTACGGCATCAACGTCTACTGCCTGGACGGGTTCGATCCGGCCGGCATCCCGGTGCGGATGACGGTGGGCGCGGGCATGCCGTGA
- the zipA gene encoding cell division protein ZipA, whose protein sequence is MSDMAMLRIGILVAGVLLLAAIFLFGRPKKPSQGRRIETTERDTARVEPSIAGDDTSEQVQDYSGERVSQPQLGLAGGTPVAGVDSDLGKRPSQDFDKIVSLYVAAKAGHVLRGEDIVVAAEKTGLTFGHMNVFHRLVEGHPERGPVFSMANIMQPGSFDMAHIRELETPAIAFFLTLPAPMTALEAWEKMLPNVERMAELLGGVVLDDSRNTLGRQRIQHIREELRAYDRQHEAPPLTKAPRW, encoded by the coding sequence GTGTCCGACATGGCCATGCTTCGTATCGGAATCCTCGTCGCCGGCGTCCTGCTGCTGGCGGCGATCTTCCTGTTCGGACGTCCCAAGAAGCCCAGCCAGGGCCGCCGCATCGAAACCACCGAGCGCGATACCGCGCGCGTCGAACCGAGCATCGCCGGCGACGACACCAGCGAGCAGGTGCAGGACTACAGCGGCGAACGCGTCAGCCAGCCGCAGCTCGGCCTGGCCGGCGGTACGCCGGTCGCCGGGGTGGACAGCGACCTGGGCAAGCGTCCCAGCCAGGACTTCGACAAGATCGTCTCGCTCTACGTCGCGGCCAAGGCCGGGCACGTGCTGCGCGGCGAGGACATCGTGGTCGCCGCCGAGAAGACCGGCCTGACCTTCGGCCACATGAACGTGTTCCACCGCCTGGTGGAAGGCCACCCGGAACGCGGCCCGGTCTTCAGCATGGCCAACATCATGCAGCCGGGCAGCTTCGACATGGCCCACATCCGCGAGCTGGAAACCCCGGCCATCGCGTTCTTCCTGACCCTGCCGGCGCCGATGACCGCGCTGGAGGCCTGGGAGAAGATGCTGCCCAACGTCGAGCGCATGGCCGAACTGCTGGGCGGCGTGGTCCTCGACGACAGCCGCAACACCCTCGGCCGCCAGCGCATCCAGCACATCCGCGAAGAACTGCGCGCCTACGACCGCCAGCACGAAGCACCGCCGCTGACGAAGGCGCCGCGGTGGTGA
- the epmA gene encoding EF-P lysine aminoacylase EpmA has protein sequence MTWQPSASMDALRLRAQLNRLVREFFHARDVLEVETPMMSRAGNTDANIASFSLEFSGRTDGAPRTRWLRTSPEFPLKRLLAAGVGDCFELGRVFRDGEAGGRHNPEFTMLEWYRIGWTLEPLIDETVALVQAALAMIGREATVVRSSFRDLYAQRLGFDPMTADLDVVRNAAAGIAIDGEGLTRDDWLDLLMTHVLQPGFVRDEIRVVHDYPATQSALARVVARDGVPVAERFELYLGALELANGYHELTDAVEQRARFERDVAVRQARGDVAPPIDAALLDALAHGMPACAGVALGVDRLLMAMLDTPRIADVVAFDFARA, from the coding sequence ATGACCTGGCAACCCTCCGCCTCGATGGATGCGCTGCGCCTGCGTGCGCAGCTCAACCGCCTCGTCCGCGAGTTCTTCCACGCGCGTGACGTGCTGGAAGTCGAGACGCCGATGATGTCGCGCGCCGGCAATACCGACGCGAACATCGCCTCGTTCTCGCTGGAGTTCTCCGGCCGAACCGACGGCGCGCCGCGCACGCGCTGGTTGAGGACCTCGCCGGAGTTCCCGCTGAAGCGCCTGCTCGCGGCGGGCGTGGGCGACTGCTTCGAGCTGGGGCGCGTGTTCCGCGATGGCGAAGCCGGCGGGCGGCACAACCCGGAGTTCACCATGCTGGAGTGGTACCGCATCGGCTGGACGCTGGAACCGCTGATCGACGAGACGGTGGCGCTGGTGCAGGCGGCGCTGGCGATGATCGGGCGGGAAGCGACGGTCGTGCGTTCGAGTTTCCGCGACCTCTACGCACAGCGCCTGGGATTCGATCCGATGACGGCCGACCTGGACGTGGTGCGCAACGCGGCGGCCGGCATCGCCATCGACGGCGAAGGCCTGACCCGCGACGACTGGCTGGACCTGCTGATGACGCACGTGCTGCAGCCGGGGTTCGTCCGCGACGAGATCCGGGTGGTGCACGACTACCCGGCCACGCAGTCGGCGCTGGCGCGCGTGGTGGCGCGCGACGGCGTGCCGGTGGCGGAGCGCTTCGAGCTCTACCTCGGTGCGCTGGAGCTGGCCAACGGCTACCACGAACTCACCGACGCGGTGGAACAGCGGGCGCGCTTCGAACGCGATGTCGCCGTACGGCAGGCCCGGGGCGATGTCGCACCGCCCATCGACGCCGCGCTGCTGGACGCGCTGGCGCACGGGATGCCGGCGTGCGCCGGCGTCGCGTTGGGCGTGGACCGACTGCTCATGGCGATGCTCGACACGCCCCGCATCGCCGACGTGGTGGCGTTCGATTTCGCGCGCGCCTGA
- the ligA gene encoding NAD-dependent DNA ligase LigA — protein sequence MTPTAAARIADLRRQLEDANYRYHVLDEPSIPDAEYDRLLRALDELEAAHPDLVTADSPTQRVGNAPAGKFAEVRHAIPMLSLGNAFSDEEVQDFVRRIADKLKRPALRFSAEPKLDGLAISLRYENGAFVQGATRGDGATGEDVTLNLRTIKAIPLTLRGTGWPAVLEVRGEVYMPRADFEKYNEHARKHGGKVLANPRNGAAGSLRQLDPRITAQRPLAFFAYGTGLVEGGELPDSHSATLKQLRGWGFPVSSLSDVVEGVDGLLDYYRRIGEARDGLPFDIDGVVYKLDDGEGQREMGFVSRAPRWAIAHKFPAQEQMTVLESIEVNVGRTGAVTPWALMQPVHVGGVTVTRATLHNADQVARLDVRNGDTVIVRRAGDVIPEVVGVVPERRPAGTVPWQMPTACPVCGSEIVREEGEAVWRCSGELTCPAQRKESIIHFASRRAMDIEGLGERFVEDLSDLDFVQNVADLYKLTVDDLLAMKRRVDERDGTTPLALTKSGVKAGKVATKWAENLIEAIDRSRQTTLERFLFGLGIQHVGESTAKALAQWFGDLQLIRRLPWPLFKRVPDIGGEVARSLGHFLDQPGNQQAIDDLLARGVVIGDTRPPSGKLRAGLELATLLVDLEIPKVTRVRAEQLASAFPSVQALLDAPVHNFVTAGLPSDSANAFATWLEDDANAQLLSRSGDALEDLRRVTPDDVAASAGPLDGKTVVLTGGLAAMSRDEAGEKLEALGAKVAGSVSKKTHLVVAGEAAGSKLAKAQELGIEVWDEAQLLAFLEKHA from the coding sequence ATGACGCCCACCGCCGCCGCCCGCATCGCCGACCTCCGCCGCCAGCTGGAGGACGCCAACTACCGCTACCACGTCCTCGACGAACCCAGCATCCCGGACGCCGAGTACGACCGCCTGTTGCGCGCACTGGACGAACTGGAAGCCGCGCACCCCGACCTGGTCACCGCCGATTCGCCCACCCAGCGCGTGGGCAACGCGCCGGCCGGCAAGTTCGCCGAAGTGCGCCACGCCATCCCCATGCTGTCGCTGGGCAATGCCTTCAGCGACGAGGAAGTTCAGGATTTCGTCCGCCGCATCGCCGACAAGCTCAAGCGCCCGGCCTTGCGGTTCTCGGCCGAACCCAAGCTCGACGGCCTGGCGATCAGCCTGCGCTACGAGAACGGCGCCTTCGTCCAGGGCGCGACCCGCGGCGACGGCGCCACCGGCGAGGACGTCACCCTCAACCTGCGCACCATCAAAGCGATTCCCTTGACCCTGCGCGGCACCGGCTGGCCCGCCGTGCTGGAAGTGCGTGGCGAGGTGTACATGCCGCGCGCGGACTTCGAGAAATACAACGAACACGCGCGCAAGCACGGCGGCAAGGTGCTGGCGAACCCGCGCAACGGCGCCGCCGGCTCGCTGCGCCAGTTGGACCCGCGCATCACCGCGCAGCGGCCGCTGGCGTTCTTCGCCTACGGCACCGGTCTGGTCGAAGGCGGCGAGCTGCCGGATTCGCATTCGGCCACGCTGAAGCAGCTGCGCGGCTGGGGCTTCCCGGTCAGCAGCCTGAGCGACGTGGTGGAAGGCGTGGACGGCCTGCTCGATTACTACCGGCGCATCGGCGAGGCGCGCGATGGGCTGCCGTTCGACATCGACGGCGTGGTCTACAAGCTCGACGACGGCGAAGGGCAGCGCGAGATGGGCTTCGTCTCGCGGGCGCCGCGCTGGGCGATCGCGCACAAGTTCCCGGCGCAGGAACAGATGACGGTACTGGAGTCCATCGAGGTCAACGTCGGCCGCACCGGTGCGGTGACCCCGTGGGCGCTAATGCAGCCGGTGCACGTGGGCGGGGTGACCGTCACCCGCGCCACCCTGCACAACGCCGACCAGGTGGCGCGCCTGGACGTGCGCAACGGCGACACGGTGATCGTGCGCCGCGCCGGCGACGTGATCCCGGAAGTCGTCGGCGTGGTGCCGGAACGACGCCCGGCCGGCACTGTGCCATGGCAGATGCCTACCGCGTGCCCGGTCTGCGGGTCGGAGATCGTCCGCGAGGAAGGCGAAGCCGTCTGGCGTTGCAGCGGCGAGCTGACCTGCCCGGCGCAGCGCAAGGAATCGATCATCCATTTCGCCTCGCGTCGCGCGATGGACATCGAAGGCCTGGGTGAGCGCTTCGTCGAGGATCTGAGCGACCTCGACTTCGTCCAGAACGTGGCCGACCTCTACAAGCTGACCGTCGACGACCTGCTGGCGATGAAACGCCGCGTGGACGAACGCGACGGCACCACCCCCCTCGCACTTACTAAGAGCGGCGTGAAGGCCGGCAAGGTGGCGACGAAGTGGGCCGAAAACCTGATCGAGGCCATCGACCGCAGTCGGCAGACCACGCTGGAGCGTTTCCTGTTCGGACTGGGCATCCAGCACGTGGGCGAAAGCACGGCCAAGGCGCTGGCGCAGTGGTTCGGCGACCTGCAACTGATCCGCCGCCTGCCGTGGCCGCTGTTCAAGCGCGTGCCCGACATCGGCGGCGAAGTGGCGCGCTCGCTGGGGCATTTCCTCGACCAGCCGGGCAACCAGCAGGCCATCGACGACCTGCTGGCGCGTGGCGTAGTGATCGGCGACACGCGTCCGCCGTCGGGCAAGCTGCGCGCCGGCCTGGAGCTGGCCACGCTGCTGGTGGACCTGGAGATTCCCAAGGTTACCCGCGTGCGCGCCGAGCAGCTGGCGTCCGCCTTCCCGTCGGTGCAGGCGCTGCTGGACGCGCCGGTGCACAACTTCGTCACCGCCGGCCTGCCGAGCGACTCGGCCAACGCGTTCGCCACGTGGTTGGAGGACGACGCCAACGCGCAGCTGCTGTCGCGCAGCGGTGACGCGCTGGAAGACCTGCGGCGCGTCACGCCCGACGACGTCGCCGCGTCCGCGGGCCCGCTCGACGGCAAGACCGTGGTGCTCACCGGCGGGCTGGCCGCGATGAGCCGCGACGAGGCCGGCGAGAAGCTCGAAGCCCTCGGCGCCAAGGTCGCCGGCAGCGTGTCGAAGAAGACGCACCTGGTGGTGGCGGGCGAGGCCGCCGGTTCCAAGCTGGCCAAGGCGCAGGAACTGGGCATCGAGGTCTGGGATGAAGCGCAGTTGCTGGCGTTCCTGGAGAAGCATGCGTGA